The nucleotide sequence ATGGATATGACACAAAATCATGATTCACCGTGTCCCTTACCCGCAAGAAATCACCCAGGCGAAAGTAAACCGAGCAAGATGTTGAATACATAACTACCAATTTGGGTAATTTCTTTGTATTTTCTCGCGtcagaaaagaagatgaaaaaAGACCAAGAAAGCATGATATGTGCATGGTGCTTGTATCGCGCAAAGTCTCGACGCCTGGTAAAAACTCTCTCTTCCAACTCCCATTGCCAGATCCCGGTATCCTCATTCTCAATCCCTCCCAAAAAAAATGTCGATCCCCGTACGGTATCGAAGTCGAATagaataaaaaaataactaaagtCACCAAATTGTATAAAATATTGCATTTGCTTTGTGGATATCATcatttctccttctcgaatAGCGTACTCCTGTCGTGCTGAAAATGCAATTAACGAAGGTGAGTTGCCTCAATTGGGCTTGCAGGACCGCTGCGAACATGGCTCAGATCACTGCTACCGGTTCGTCGTAGGGCCTGGCTCAATGTCTCGATGTTCAGATCACCCCCTGAAGggttgagcttgaggttgtTTGTGCTTGTTGGGCTACCAAGAGGTCTTCGAGTCGGACTCAACTCGATACCCTTCATGCTGCCAGGGTTGCTTGTGGGGGGGCTTGTCTCGGGTCCTTGGCTCGACACGGGTGATCGAATTGGCGAAGGCGAACGGTTGACCGCTGCTGGGAGAGACGTAAGTCCTGCGAGGTGGATGCTGTCGCGGGAGCTCGCAACACCCGAAAGAGGGTTGTGTTCAGCCTGTACAACGTCGGCAAATGAAATGAATGAGAGCCGGCGGACATCGGAAGAGTCCAGGGAACCGTAGTTGGAAGCGTTGTCGGCCGAGACAGCCTCTCGGTCAGCAAAGGAGGCGAGCTCGGCTGCCCACTCGCTGGCTCCAAGGTCGTACGAGGGGAAAACATTGCTGGTTCCTGTAACTGTCACAGCGGCAGGTTGATGCGAGCTGTGGGTAACAATCTCGACTGTATCGGGGTCAAGCTTTTCGTTCGTGATGGCCTCGGACGCATCGTCGAGGACGGGAGGAATGTAGTTTTCGGTCTGAATATGTGTAGGGATGGCGGGAGAGTTGGGCTTGAGAACAGTGCTATCCTGAACATCACGCTCAAAGATCTGTGATGTGGCTGGCGAAGAAAGTCGTGGAGAACCGGTGAAGCCGCGACCTGGAGATGAGGGAAGAGTAAAGCTCTGCTCGCTAGCAGGAGGCCATGACGGCTGTTTCGAGGACAACTTGGAAGCATCTCGAGATAGAGATGGGGTGGCAGGGTTGGAGTTCACGTTGGCAGGAGTTTGTGACTCAGAACGAGACTCCGGTTGGGATTCAGACTTGGAGTTGGTTGTGTCGGGTTTGGAGTCAGACTTGGTAAGCACAGAGGATTTCTTCTTGCCGAGGCCGAACAAGCTACGCATCTTGCTCTTCCCGTCCTTCTTTGTATCTTCTCTGTGATCGGCATCGTTGCTGAAATCGCTGGCTCGGGGGGTTGAGTCACCTAACCGTTGATCACCAACAGACTCAGTGTTGGCGAAACGGTCATCGCGGGTGATGGGGGCTGCTTCGGCAAGACTCATGTTGACAGATGAGCCCAGATGTTAACCGTTGGAGGTTAAGCGTCGTCAACGGTTTTCGGTGGTAAACTATATACGGGAGAACGTTTGCTGCTGCAAAAGATTGTATGGGACTGCCCAATAAGGTCGAGTCAGTAACGAGAGTCGTGGAATGCAAGTCTAGAGCGGCAAGTGGGAGAGCAACGACAGATGACAGTCAGGCGGACGGGC is from Fusarium musae strain F31 chromosome 4, whole genome shotgun sequence and encodes:
- a CDS encoding hypothetical protein (EggNog:ENOG41) encodes the protein MSLAEAAPITRDDRFANTESVGDQRLGDSTPRASDFSNDADHREDTKKDGKSKMRSLFGLGKKKSSVLTKSDSKPDTTNSKSESQPESRSESQTPANVNSNPATPSLSRDASKLSSKQPSWPPASEQSFTLPSSPGRGFTGSPRLSSPATSQIFERDVQDSTVLKPNSPAIPTHIQTENYIPPVLDDASEAITNEKLDPDTVEIVTHSSHQPAAVTVTGTSNVFPSYDLGASEWAAELASFADREAVSADNASNYGSLDSSDVRRLSFISFADVVQAEHNPLSGVASSRDSIHLAGLTSLPAAVNRSPSPIRSPVSSQGPETSPPTSNPGSMKGIELSPTRRPLGSPTSTNNLKLNPSGGDLNIETLSQALRRTGSSDLSHVRSGPASPIEATHLR